From Populus trichocarpa isolate Nisqually-1 chromosome 19, P.trichocarpa_v4.1, whole genome shotgun sequence, a single genomic window includes:
- the LOC18108267 gene encoding probable terpene synthase 6, translated as METITTLRLTANTNQQNHSRPEANFPPSVWGCSFASFSFPQTEFESYSRQVEELKENMKDMLMASKKDTVEHIEFINLLCRLGVSYHFDDEIENSLKEIFDDLPHLLEKHDFDLYTLSLLFRVLRQHGFKMPCVVFDKFKDTNGEFKKTIINDVKGILSLYEASFLSVHGEQILDDALVFTKANLESSAMQSSPRLADHIRNALIRPFHKGIPRIEARKYISFYEEDESHMDTLLKFAKIDFNRVQLLHRQELSILSRWWNDLNFAEEFPYARDRIVEIYFWVNAIHFEPQYAFSRMVVTKYTKFVSLLDDTYDAYASFEEIQHFTNAIERCCMDAIDQLPAEYLKVLYRALLNLFSETESDMGKQGRSYASYYLKEAFKELARAYQVEAQWADEGHVPTFDEYVRNGLATSSYGVTTAASFVEMDEVAGREEYEWLNSNPKIIKAGKMIGRLMNDIAGHEDEQKRGDCASGVECYMKQYDASEKKAIEEIQNMVANGWKDINEDCMRPTNAPMLLLQHIVNLVRVTDVMYGDDDDAYTIPLSLKDYVTLLYVEQVPMCE; from the exons ATGGAAACCATAACAACTCTTCGTTTAACAGCAAACACCAATCAACAAAACCATTCTCGTCCAGAGGCAAATTTCCCACCAAGCGTGTGGGGTTGTAGCTTCGCTTCGTTTTCCTTCCCACAAACG GAATTCGAGTCATACAGCCGACAAGTAGAAGAGTTGAAGGAAAATATGAAGGACATGCTGATGGCATCCAAAAAGGATACAGTGGAACATATTGAATTCATTAATCTGTTATGTCGGCTTGGTGTGTCATATCATTTTGACGACGAGATTGAAAACAGCCTGAAAGAAATTTTTGATGACCTTCCTCATCTTCTTGAGAAGCATGACTTTGATCTCTACACTCTGTCACTTCTATTTCGAGTATTGAGACAGCATGGATTCAAAATGCCTTGTG TTGTGTTCGACAAGTTCAAGGACACCAATGGAGAGTTTAAGAAAACAATCATCAACGATGTTAAAGGCATCCTGAGCTTGTATGAAGCTTCGTTTTTAAGTGTGCATGGTGAACAGATACTGGATGATGCCCTAGTTTTCACAAAGGCAAACCTGGAGTCTTCGGCTATGCAATCAAGCCCACGTCTAGCAGACCATATTAGGAATGCTTTGATCCGGCCCTTTCACAAAGGTATACCAAGAATAGAGGCTAGAAAATACATCTCTTTCTACGAAGAAGATGAGTCTCACATGGACACTCTACTCAAGTTTGCCAAGATAGATTTCAATCGAGTTCAGTTACTGCACCGACAAGAGCTATCCATTCTCTCGAG GTGGtggaatgatttaaattttgctGAGGAGTTTCCATATGCAAGAGATAGAATTGTAGAGATCTATTTCTGGGTAAATGCAATCCATTTCGAGCCTCAATATGCTTTCTCGCGGATGGTGGTCACGAAATATACAAAATTTGTATCACTGCTAGATGATACATATGATGCATATGCATCTTTTGAAGAAATACAACATTTTACCAATGCAATTGAAAG ATGCTGCATGGATGCCATCGATCAACTACCTGCCGAGTACTTGAAAGTTCTTTACAGAGCTCTTCTGAATCTTTTCAGTGAAACTGAGAGTGATATGGGAAAGCAAGGACGATCCTATGCCTCATATTACTTGAAGGAGGCA TTCAAAGAATTGGCGAGAGCCTACCAAGTGGAGGCGCAGTGGGCAGATGAAGGCCATGTCCCAACATTTGATGAGTATGTGCGCAATGGATTAGCCACAAGTAGTTATGGGGTAACTACAGCAGCATCCTTCGTTGAAATGGATGAAGTTGCAGGGCGGGAGGAGTATGAATGGCTAAACAgtaatccaaaaattattaaagctGGAAAGATGATCGGTCGTTTAATGAATGACATAGCGGGCCATGAG GATGAACAAAAGAGGGGAGACTGTGCATCCGGTGTTGAATGCTACATGAAACAATATGATGCATCGGAGAAGAAAGCAATTGAAGAGATACAAAATATGGTCGCAAATGGATGGAAGGACATCAATGAAGATTGCATGAGGCCAACTAATGCTCCAATGCTTCTCCTTCAACATATTGTTAACCTTGTTCGAGTTACCGATGTCATGTATGGGGACGATGACGACGCCTACACAATCCCACTAAGTTTAAAAGACTATGTCACTTTATTATATGTTGAGCAAGTGCCTATGTGTGAATAA